In Hevea brasiliensis isolate MT/VB/25A 57/8 chromosome 13, ASM3005281v1, whole genome shotgun sequence, a single genomic region encodes these proteins:
- the LOC110662263 gene encoding adagio protein 1, whose protein sequence is MEWDSNSDLSGDEDDGFSLNDDAADDGPLPLPVDNLLQTAPCGFVVTDALEPDHPIIYVNTVFEMATGYRAEEVLGHNCRFLQCRGPFAKRRHSLVESTVVAEIRRCLEEGIEFQGELLNFRKDGTPIKNRLRLIPIYGDDETITHVIGIQFFTEANIDLGPVHGSSLKESAKSADQFHSGFLTYRPIPVGDRSVCREVCGILQLSDEVLSLKILSLLTPRDIASVGSVCRRLYALTKNEDLWRMVCQNAWGSETTRVLETVPGAKRLGWGRLARELTTLEAAAWRKLTVGGAVEPSRCNFSACAVGNRVVLFGGEGVNMQPMNDTFVLDLNSSNPEWQHVQVSSPPPGRWGHTLSCVNGSHLVVFGGCGRQGLLNDVFVLDLDAKPPTWREISGLAPPLPRSWHSSCTLDGTKLIVSGGCADSGVLLSDTFLLDLSMEKPVWREIPVAWTPPSRLGHTLSVYGGRKILMFGGLAKSGPLRFRSSDVFTMDLSEEEPCWRCVTGSGMPGSGNPGGVAPPPRLDHVAVSLPGGRILIFGGSVAGLHSASQLYLLDPTDEKPTWRILNVPGRPPRFAWGHSTCVVGGTRAIVLGGQTGEEWMLSELHELTLGSSVI, encoded by the exons ATGGAGTGGGATAGTAATTCGGATCTCAGCGGGGACGAGGACGATGGATTCTCGCTTAACGATGATGCTGCTGATGATGGTCCGCTTCCTTTACCTGTTGACAATTTGCTCCAAACTGCGCCCTGTGGGTTCGTTGTCACTGATGCGCTCGAGCCTGACCATCCAATTATATATGTCAACACCGTTTTTGAGATGGCTACTGGCTATCGAGCCGAGGAAGTGCTTGGGCATAACTG ccGCTTCTTGCAATGTAGAGGTCCATTTGCCAAAAGAAGGCATTCATTAGTGGAATCAACTGTGGTTGCCGAAATAAGAAGATGCCTTGAGGAGGGTATTGAATTCCAAGGTGAATTATTGAACTTCAGAAAAGATGGAACTCCTATAAAGAACAGGTTGCGGCTTATTCCTATATATGGAGATGATGAAACCATAACTCATGTTATTGGAATCCAATTCTTTACAGAAGCAAATATTGATCTAGGCCCTGTGCATGGTTCTTCATTAAAGGAGTCTGCAAAATCAGCTGATCAGTTTCATTCTGGTTTTTTGACTTATCGACCTATCCCAGTAGGGGACCGCAGTGTTTGTCGTGAGGTTTGTGGGATACTACAATTGAGTGATGAGGTACTGTCTCTCAAAATACTTTCACTTTTGACACCAAGGGACATTGCATCTGTAGGTTCAGTCTGTAGGCGGCTCTATGCGCTGACTAAGAATGAGGACCTTTGGAGAATGGTTTGCCAAAATGCTTGGGGTAGTGAAACCACTCGTGTTTTAGAGACTGTGCCTGGTGCAAAGAGACTTGGGTGGGGACGCCTTGCAAGAGAATTAACTACTCTTGAAGCAGCAGCATGGAGAAAGCTAACTGTTGGAGGTGCTGTTGAACCCTCAAGGTGCAATTTTAGTGCTTGTGCAGTAGGGAACCGAGTTGTCCTCTTTGGTGGGGAGGGTGTTAACATGCAACCAATGAATGACACCTTTGTGTTGGATTTGAACTCCAGCAACCCTGAGTGGCAACATGTCCAAGTGAGCTCCCCTCCTCCTGGACGGTGGGGTCATACACTTTCTTGTGTTAACGGGTCTCATTTGGTGGTGTTTGGAGGTTGTGGAAGGCAAGGCTTACTCAATGATGTCTTTGTTTTGGATTTGGATGCTAAGCCTCCAACTTGGCGTGAGATTTCTGGATTGGCTCCACCACTCCCACGATCATGGCATAGTTCCTGCACTCTTGATGGCACCAAGTTGATAGTCTCTGGTGGGTGTGCAGATTCTGGAGTACTTCTTAGTGATACATTTCTGCTTGATCTATCAATGGAAAAACCTGTTTGGAGGGAAATACCAGTAGCATGGACCCCACCTTCTCGGCTGGGTCATACTCTTTCAGTTTATGGTGGAAGGAAAATATTGATGTTTGGAGGTTTGGCCAAGAGTGGTCCCCTTCGATTTCGTTCTAGTGACGTTTTCACTATGGATTTAAGTGAGGAGGAACCTTGTTGGAGGTGTGTTACTGGGAGTGGAATGCCAGGTTCTGGAAACCCTGGAGGCGTAGCTCCTCCTCCAAGGCTTGATCATGTTGCTGTGAGTCTTCCAGGGGGTAGAATCCTAATCTTTGGTGGCTCTGTTGCTGGTCTTCATTCTGCCTCGCAACTGTACCTCCTGGATCCAACAGATGAGAAGCCTACTTGGAGGATTCTAAATGTACCTGGGAGACCCCCAAGATTTGCTTGGGGACATAGTACCTGTGTTGTAGGAGGCACAAGGGCTATAGTCCTTGGCGGTCAAACTGGGGAGGAGTGGATGCTAAGTGAGCTCCATGAGCTGACATTGGGTAGTTCCGTTATCTGA